One segment of Engraulis encrasicolus isolate BLACKSEA-1 chromosome 7, IST_EnEncr_1.0, whole genome shotgun sequence DNA contains the following:
- the rasgrp2 gene encoding RAS guanyl-releasing protein 2 has product MENGTHSATVDELVEASIKVFDGEGPSGDVSQTRMFLMMHPWYLSSTELAKTLLLKLQEDNCSPSRQLQICHLIKYWISEFPAEFDLNPELANQIREFRELLSTNGHSRLCELIDIENVPSYAWRHQLADQSITKKSKKSLLFDHLEPGELAEHFTCLEYRSFCNILFQDYHSFVMHGCTVDNPILERFITLFNSVSQWIQLMVLSKPTAPQRAAVISHFIKVAKELLHLQNFNTLMAVVGGLSNSSISRLKDTQALISNEDRKLFNSLVEVVTSSGNYGNYRQRFSECAGGFRFPILGVHLKDLIAVHVALPDWADSGSKSRVNLVKTQQLHAILQELATVQTTPPSITERSDLLNLLKVSLTQYHSEEDIYQLSLQREPRKAERTMSVTKPPAPVIEEWSSSVKSKADPATTSTHIQKMVESVFKNFDTDGDGHISHEEFQSIKNNFPFLSKFDDVDRNQDGRISPEEMIEYFNKAISQLSGKMGFVHTFVEVHSMKPTRCDHCAGVIWGPYKQRYKCKVCGVNCHKACCDSLSVECRKRTPSTSSEDFACPRARSFSFPQPVVHQQPTRSSVILEQSQGEEVFDTHL; this is encoded by the exons atggagaATGGGACTCATTCTGCAACGGTGGACGAGCTGGTGGAGGCCTCCATCAAAGTGTTTG ATGGCGAGGGGCCTTCAGGAGATGTTTCTCAGACTAGGATGTTCCTAATGATGCATCCCTGGTACCTCTCCTCCACGGAGCTGGCCAAAACACTCCTGCTCAA GTTGCAGGAAGACAACTGCTCCCCCTCTCGCCAGCTGCAGATCTGCCATCTTATCAA ATACTGGATATCAGAGTTTCCAGCAGAGTTTGATTTGAACCCCGAGCTGGCCAATCAGATCAGAGAATTCCGAGAGCTGCTTTCGACCAATGGCCACAGCCGCCTCTGCGAGTTGATTGACATTGAGAACGT ACCCTCGTATGCGTGGAGACACCAGTTGGCTGACCAGTCCATCACCAAGAAGAGCAAGAAGTCGCTGCTCTTCGATCACCTGGAGCCCGGCGAGCTGGCCGAGCACTTCACCTGTCTGGAGTACCGCTCCTTCTGCAATATACTG TTCCAGGACTACCACAGCTTCGTGATGCATGGCTGCACAGTGGATAACCCCATCTTAGAGCGATTCATCACCCTCTTCAACAGCGTGTCTCAGTGGATTCAGCTGATGGTGTTAAGCAAGCCAACGGCCCCTCAGAGAGCGGCGGTTATTTCTCATTTCATCAAAGTGGCCAAG GAGCTGCTGCATCTGCAGAACTTCAACACGTTAATGGCGGTGGTGGGCGGCCTCAGCAACAGCTCCATCTCCCGCCTCAAAGACACACAGGCCCTCATCAGCAATGAGGACCGCAAG CTCTTCAACAGCCTGGTGGAGGTGGTGACGTCCAGCGGGAACTACGGCAATTACCGCCAGCGCTTCTCCGAGTGTGCGGGGGGCTTCCGTTTCCCCATCCTGGGCGTCCACCTGAAGGACCTGATCGCCGTGCACGTGGCGCTGCCCGACTGGGCCGACAGCGGCTCCAAGAGCCGGGTCAACCTGGTCAAGACCCAGCAGCTCCACGCCATCCTCCAGGAGCTGGCCACCGTCCAGACCACGCCGCCCAGCATCACCGAGCGCAGTGACCTCCTCAACCTGCTCAAG GTGTCCCTAACCCAGTACCACAGTGAAGAGGATATCTATCAGCTGTCGCTGCAGAGAGAGCCTCGTAAAGCCGAGCGAACA ATGTCCGTCACCAAACCACCAGCCCCAGTCATCGAGGAATGGTCCTCCTCAGTGAAATCCAAAGCAGACCCTgccacaacaagcacacacattcagaagATGGTTGAG TCAGTGTTCAAGAACTTCGACACAGATGGAGATGGGCACATTTCTCACGAGGAGTTCCAGAGCATCAAGAACaacttccctttcctctccaaaTTTGACGACGTCGACAGAAACCA AGACGGTAGGATTAGCCCCGAGGAGATGATCGAGTACTTTAACAAAGCCATTTCCCAGCTGAGTGGCAAGATGGGCTTTGTCCATACGTTTGTGGAGGTGCACAGCATGAAGCCTACTCGCTGTGATCATTGCGCCGGTGTG atATGGGGACCCTACAAACAGAGATACAAATGCAAAG TTTGTGGAGTGAACTGCCACAAGGCTTGTTGCGACAGTCTATCTGTTGAATGTCGTAAGAGGACACCGTCTACCAGTAGTGAGGACTTTGCTTGTCCACGAGCTCGATCCTTTAGCTTTCCACAACCTGTCGTCCACCAACAACCTACTCGTTCCTCAG TAATTCTAGAGCAATCCCAGGGGGAAGAAGTCTTTGACACCCACCTCTGA